A single genomic interval of Daucus carota subsp. sativus chromosome 1, DH1 v3.0, whole genome shotgun sequence harbors:
- the LOC108205203 gene encoding serine hydroxymethyltransferase 3, chloroplastic, with protein sequence MKWVVSNCRGLASKLIGQGYELVSDGSDHHLVLVNLWPFNVNGAQVEKILNMASIMLNKKSVADDKSEIFTEGARIGTPGHDYKRFHTERFHVSCRLDERIIYILRKVINRRIKICLHTDITPDPIQTLTLKQPNQKTNTEHLDVFISLCLP encoded by the exons ATGAAATGG gTGGTTTCTAACTGTAGAGGTCTTGCTTCTAAACTGATTGGTCAAGGATATGAATTGGTTTCTGATGGGAGTGATCATCACTTGGTCCTTGTGAATCTCTGGCCATTC AATGTCAATGGTGCTCAGGTAGAAAAGATTCTTAACATGGCTTCCATCATGCTCAATAAAAAATCAGTTGCTG ATGATAAAAGTGAAATATTTACGGAGGGCGCCCGCATTGGAACTCCGGGCCATGACTACAAGAGGTTTCACACAGAAAGATTTCATGTTAGTTGCAGACTCGACGAGAGGATTATATACATTCTGAGAAAGGTGATAAATCGCAGAATCAAGATATGTCTGCACACGGACATTACACCTGATCCTATTCAAACCTTGACTCTCAAACAACCGAATCAGAAGACTAACACCGAGCATTTGGATGTTTTTATCTCTCTCTGCCTTCCTTGA
- the LOC108195025 gene encoding protein MIZU-KUSSEI 1, which produces MYYSSYPSFGATKVVSTGITTVDCEKQVRSWRLFRSLLKLLIPTCNNTFTEHHPQVHQKNCMQYHDYYPSNPIISNPTSTTITGTIFGQRKGKVNFCIQTNPKSSTTPILLLDLAIPTTILAREMRGGLRIVLESTSNLRSSLDSNNSLLSMPVWKMFCNGKKVGFAEKRSPSKADKEILERMESVAVGAGVLSGKDLDRDDETMYLRGNFQWVRGSLDSDTFHFIDPDGNVGQGLSIFFLRSRN; this is translated from the coding sequence ATGTATTATTCTTCATATCCTTCATTTGGTGCCACCAAGGTAGTAAGCACCGGTATCACCACCGTCGACTGCGAGAAGCAAGTCCGGTCATGGCGCCTTTTCCGGTCACTTCTAAAGCTTCTCATCCCTACTTGCAACAACACCTTCACTGAACACCACCCTCAAGTTCACCAAAAAAACTGCATGCAATATCATGACTACTATCCCTCAAACCCTATTATTAGTAACCCTACTTCAACCACCATCACGGGGACAATCTTCGGTCAACGCAAGGGAAAAGTCAACTTCTGTATCCAGACAAACCCTAAATCATCCACCACACCGATCCTTCTCCTTGATCTAGCCATTCCTACAACAATCTTAGCTAGAGAAATGCGGGGAGGACTGAGAATTGTGCTCGAATCGACGAGCAATTTGAGGAGTAGTCTGGACTCGAACAACTCCCTCCTGTCCATGCCAGTATGGAAAATGTTTTGCAATGGGAAAAAAGTAGGGTTTGCTGAGAAACGCTCTCCTTCTAAAGCAGATAAGGAGATTTTAGAGCGCATGGAGTCGGTTGCTGTTGGAGCAGGAGTATTAAGTGGCAAAGATCTTGATCGAGACGACGAAACAATGTATCTTCGAGGGAACTTTCAGTGGGTTCGAGGGTCCTTGGATTCGGACACTTTTCATTTTATTGATCCGGATGGTAATGTTGGTCAAGGACTTAGCATATTTTTCCTACGCTCACGTAATTAA